Proteins from a genomic interval of Streptomyces fodineus:
- a CDS encoding B3/4 domain-containing protein codes for MRFRHADTIWATFPGLACGALYATGVDARTDTGPRAAQYTARALARLTGATEGEFPEVLAWRRTFSRMGVLPTQYRCASESLLRRLRKEGTLPRVHPLVDLCNALSVAYAVPVAVLDLDRVAGPLLEVRPADGDETYTAFGGGVEHPAPGEVTFVDSSGRAHARRWTHRQSGHSAVGEHTRRVLVVAEAMHDGGAETVPELLKTVEAEVAAHWGAVTETAVPTAAAPDFVFGG; via the coding sequence ATGCGATTCCGGCACGCGGACACCATCTGGGCGACGTTCCCCGGACTGGCCTGCGGCGCGCTGTACGCCACCGGTGTCGACGCCCGTACGGACACCGGGCCGCGCGCCGCCCAGTACACCGCCCGCGCCCTGGCCCGGCTGACCGGTGCCACCGAGGGCGAGTTCCCCGAGGTGCTGGCCTGGCGGCGGACGTTCAGCCGGATGGGGGTGCTGCCGACGCAGTACCGCTGTGCCTCGGAGTCGCTGCTGCGGCGGCTGCGGAAGGAGGGGACGCTGCCGCGCGTCCATCCGCTGGTCGACCTGTGCAACGCGCTGTCGGTGGCGTACGCCGTCCCGGTGGCGGTCCTCGACCTCGACCGGGTCGCCGGGCCGCTGCTGGAGGTGCGGCCGGCCGACGGCGACGAGACGTACACGGCGTTCGGCGGGGGCGTGGAGCATCCCGCGCCCGGCGAAGTGACCTTCGTCGACTCCTCGGGGCGGGCGCATGCCCGGCGCTGGACCCATCGGCAGAGCGGCCACTCGGCGGTCGGCGAGCACACCCGCCGGGTGCTGGTGGTGGCCGAGGCCATGCACGACGGCGGCGCGGAGACCGTGCCCGAGCTGCTGAAGACGGTGGAGGCGGAGGTGGCGGCGCACTGGGGTGCCGTCACGGAGACGGCCGTGCCCACCGCGGCCGCGCCGGACTTCGTCTTCGGCGGCTGA
- a CDS encoding O-acetyl-ADP-ribose deacetylase encodes MTTITLVQGDITRQSADAIVNAANSSLLGGGGVDGAIHRRGGPAILQECRALRASRYGKGLPTGQAVATTAGELDARWVIHTVGPRFTHEEDRSELLASCYRESLRVADELGARTVAFPAVSAGIYGWPMEDAARIAVETVRGTDTAVEEVRFVLFDERAYEAFARHAG; translated from the coding sequence ATGACCACCATCACCCTCGTCCAGGGCGACATCACCCGGCAGAGCGCCGACGCGATCGTCAACGCGGCCAACTCCTCCCTCCTCGGCGGCGGAGGCGTCGACGGCGCCATCCACCGGCGCGGCGGCCCCGCGATCCTCCAGGAGTGCCGCGCGCTGCGCGCCTCCCGGTACGGCAAGGGCCTGCCCACCGGCCAGGCGGTCGCCACGACGGCGGGCGAACTCGACGCCCGCTGGGTGATCCACACGGTGGGCCCTCGATTCACCCACGAGGAGGACCGGTCGGAGTTGCTGGCCTCCTGTTATCGGGAGTCGCTGCGGGTCGCGGATGAGCTCGGTGCTCGTACGGTCGCGTTTCCCGCCGTCTCCGCCGGTATCTACGGCTGGCCGATGGAGGATGCCGCCCGGATCGCGGTGGAGACGGTGCGGGGCACGGACACGGCGGTGGAGGAGGTCCGGTTCGTGCTCTTCGACGAGCGGGCGTACGAGGCGTTCGCCCGGCACGCCGGCTGA
- a CDS encoding phytoene desaturase family protein — protein MLDAVVVGAGPNGLTAAVELARRGFSVALFEARSTVGGGARTEELTLPGFRHDPCSAAHPLGINSPAFRALPLDRYGLQWLHSELPMAHPFPDGTAAVLSRSVAETAASFGPRDAGAYRRLVEPFLAHWDTLVRDFMSLPLTALPRDPVTLARFGLAGLPPSTWLLRRFKDERAKALFAGLVAHVIAPLSGLATGAVGLVFALAAHARGWPVPLGGSQAISDALAAYLEDLGGAVHTDYEIKRLDDLPPARAYVFDTSPTALARIAGFGDHYARYRYGPSVFKLDYALDGPVPWTAPEARTATTVQIGADQAEISTALRAASREGRAPERPFMITVQPSIVDPTRAPQGKQVFWAYGHVPNGWSGDLTDAMERQLERFAPGFRDRVLARAVAGPAELAAHNANYVGGDIACGAASGLQLLLRPRLSLFPYHTPHPAVFICSSATPPGPGVHGMSGHNAAKAVWRRLRQS, from the coding sequence ATGCTGGATGCGGTCGTGGTGGGTGCGGGACCGAACGGACTGACCGCTGCCGTGGAGCTGGCCCGCCGCGGCTTCTCCGTCGCGCTGTTCGAGGCCAGATCCACCGTGGGCGGCGGCGCCCGCACCGAGGAACTGACCCTGCCCGGCTTCCGGCACGACCCGTGCTCGGCCGCCCACCCCCTCGGCATCAACTCACCGGCGTTCCGCGCCCTGCCCCTCGACCGCTACGGCCTGCAGTGGCTGCACTCCGAGCTGCCGATGGCGCACCCCTTCCCCGACGGCACCGCGGCCGTGCTGTCCCGCTCGGTGGCGGAGACGGCCGCCTCCTTCGGACCTCGTGACGCGGGCGCGTACCGCAGGCTGGTCGAGCCGTTCCTCGCCCACTGGGACACCCTCGTCCGGGACTTCATGTCCCTGCCGCTGACCGCGCTCCCGCGCGACCCCGTCACCCTGGCCCGCTTCGGCCTCGCCGGGCTGCCGCCGTCGACCTGGCTGCTGCGCCGCTTCAAGGACGAGCGGGCCAAGGCCCTCTTCGCCGGGCTGGTCGCGCATGTGATCGCCCCGCTGAGCGGCCTGGCCACCGGCGCCGTCGGCCTGGTCTTCGCGCTGGCCGCGCACGCCCGCGGCTGGCCGGTGCCGCTCGGCGGCTCCCAGGCGATCTCCGACGCCCTCGCCGCATATCTCGAGGACCTCGGCGGCGCCGTACACACCGACTACGAGATCAAGCGCCTGGACGACCTGCCGCCCGCCCGGGCGTACGTCTTCGACACCTCGCCCACCGCGCTCGCCCGCATCGCCGGCTTCGGCGACCACTACGCGCGCTACCGCTACGGCCCGAGCGTGTTCAAGCTCGACTACGCGCTGGACGGCCCGGTGCCCTGGACCGCGCCCGAGGCCCGGACCGCCACCACCGTGCAGATCGGCGCCGACCAAGCCGAGATCTCCACCGCCCTGCGCGCCGCCTCCCGCGAGGGCCGCGCCCCCGAGCGGCCCTTCATGATCACCGTGCAGCCCAGCATCGTCGACCCGACCCGTGCCCCCCAGGGCAAGCAGGTCTTCTGGGCGTACGGCCATGTCCCGAACGGCTGGTCCGGCGACCTCACCGACGCCATGGAACGCCAACTGGAGCGCTTCGCCCCCGGATTCCGCGACCGCGTACTCGCCCGCGCCGTCGCCGGCCCCGCCGAGCTGGCCGCCCACAACGCCAACTATGTGGGCGGCGACATCGCCTGCGGCGCGGCGTCCGGCCTCCAGCTGCTGCTGCGCCCCAGACTGTCCCTGTTCCCGTACCACACCCCCCATCCGGCCGTCTTCATCTGCTCCTCCGCCACTCCGCCGGGACCCGGCGTGCACGGCATGTCGGGGCACAACGCGGCCAAGGCCGTATGGCGAAGACTGAGGCAGTCATGA
- a CDS encoding inositol monophosphatase family protein, translating to MIEAMTETIDEFLTRCSAGVEEAVRKAAAAEILPRFRRLAAHEVDQKSGPHDLVTDADRLAELRLTEDLGALLPGSVVVGEEAVHADPATYAALQGDAPVWIVDPVDGTRQFVHGDDGFCTLVALAHRGVVLASWTYAAARDQLATAVRGRGAFLDGERLLPGPPAPGRDLVVATSHPDYTTDEQKRALRALWADGLAPRPCGSAGLEYLAIARGELDAVAFSWEAAWDHAAGLLLVEEAGGTHLTRAGEPFRVTGGNALPFTAARDAETARRVAGLLRTAA from the coding sequence ATGATCGAAGCAATGACGGAAACCATCGACGAGTTTCTCACCCGCTGCTCGGCCGGCGTGGAGGAAGCGGTCCGCAAGGCCGCCGCGGCCGAGATCCTGCCCCGCTTCCGCCGCCTCGCCGCGCACGAGGTGGACCAGAAGAGCGGCCCCCACGACCTGGTGACGGACGCCGACCGGCTCGCCGAGCTGCGGCTCACCGAGGACCTCGGCGCCCTGCTGCCCGGCTCGGTCGTGGTCGGCGAGGAGGCGGTGCACGCCGACCCGGCGACCTACGCGGCGCTCCAGGGCGACGCACCGGTCTGGATAGTCGACCCGGTCGACGGCACCCGCCAGTTCGTGCACGGCGACGACGGCTTCTGCACCCTGGTCGCGCTCGCCCACCGGGGCGTCGTCCTCGCCTCCTGGACCTATGCCGCGGCACGCGACCAGCTTGCCACCGCGGTCCGCGGCCGGGGCGCCTTCCTCGACGGTGAGCGGCTGCTTCCGGGCCCGCCCGCGCCCGGCCGGGACCTCGTCGTCGCCACGTCCCACCCGGACTACACGACCGACGAGCAGAAGCGCGCGCTGCGCGCCCTGTGGGCCGACGGTCTCGCCCCCCGGCCCTGCGGCTCGGCGGGCCTTGAGTATCTCGCCATCGCCCGGGGCGAGTTGGACGCCGTCGCGTTCTCCTGGGAGGCGGCGTGGGACCACGCGGCCGGGCTGCTCCTGGTCGAGGAGGCGGGCGGCACGCACCTCACCCGCGCCGGCGAGCCGTTCCGCGTGACCGGTGGCAACGCCCTGCCGTTCACCGCGGCCCGGGACGCCGAGACCGCCCGCCGGGTGGCCGGACTGCTGCGCACGGCGGCCTGA
- a CDS encoding gamma-glutamyltransferase family protein → MFTTRPTLQGTFGMVASTHWLASQSAMAVLEGGGNAFDAAVAGAFVLHVVEPHLNGPAGEVPILLAPAGGAVRVLCGQGVAPAGATVAHYRGLGLDLVPGTGPLAAAVPGAFDAWLLLLRDHGTKSLDDVLKYAIGYAEHGHAPVEKLGATVETVRELFETEWTSSAEVYLPGGRAPRPGERFRNPALAATWKRLLAETAGSGDREARIEAAREVWRCGFIAEALVRQSRRPTTDTSGERHTGTLTEADLAGWSAAYETPATHDWNGWTVCKAGPWSQGPVLLQQLALLPPELPAYGSAEYVHLLIEGCKLAMADREAWYGDAAEVPLTELLSADYNAGRRALVGAKASWELRPGSPGGRTPRLPAQAYARVDTGDDRGFDPMGAGEPTVAEPAVLSDGTTRGDTCHLDVVDRWGNMIAATPSGGWLQSNPVVPELGFPLGTRLQMTWLEEGLPNSLTPGRRPRTTLTPSLALRDGVPVLAFGTPGGDQQDQWQLHFFLAAALRAPVRGALDLQGAIDAPNWHNDSFPGSFYPRGRRPGSVTVESRMDTEVVEELRRRGHDVTVGPAWSEGRLCAVARDPGTGVLSAAANPRGMQGYAVGR, encoded by the coding sequence GTGTTCACCACCCGGCCGACCCTGCAGGGCACCTTCGGCATGGTGGCCTCCACCCACTGGCTGGCCTCCCAGTCGGCGATGGCGGTCCTGGAGGGCGGCGGCAACGCCTTCGACGCCGCGGTGGCCGGCGCGTTCGTGCTGCACGTGGTGGAGCCGCACCTGAACGGGCCGGCCGGTGAGGTGCCGATCCTGCTCGCCCCGGCGGGCGGCGCGGTGCGCGTGCTGTGCGGGCAGGGGGTCGCCCCGGCGGGTGCCACCGTGGCTCACTACCGGGGGCTCGGACTGGACCTCGTACCCGGCACAGGGCCGCTCGCGGCCGCGGTGCCCGGTGCCTTCGACGCCTGGCTGCTGCTCCTGCGCGACCACGGCACCAAATCCCTGGACGACGTGCTGAAGTACGCCATCGGATACGCCGAGCACGGGCACGCGCCCGTGGAGAAGCTCGGCGCGACCGTGGAGACCGTACGGGAGCTGTTCGAGACCGAATGGACCTCGTCGGCGGAGGTCTATCTGCCCGGCGGCCGGGCGCCGCGGCCCGGTGAGCGTTTCCGCAACCCCGCCCTCGCCGCCACCTGGAAGCGGCTGCTGGCCGAGACCGCGGGCAGCGGGGACCGGGAGGCCCGGATCGAGGCCGCGCGCGAGGTGTGGCGGTGCGGCTTCATCGCCGAGGCGCTGGTACGGCAGTCCCGGCGGCCCACGACGGACACCAGCGGCGAACGCCACACCGGCACGCTCACCGAGGCCGACCTCGCCGGCTGGTCGGCGGCCTACGAGACCCCGGCGACCCACGACTGGAACGGCTGGACCGTGTGCAAGGCCGGACCCTGGAGCCAGGGGCCGGTCCTCCTCCAGCAACTCGCACTGCTCCCGCCGGAGCTGCCCGCGTACGGCTCCGCCGAGTACGTCCACCTGCTGATCGAGGGCTGCAAGCTCGCCATGGCCGACCGCGAGGCCTGGTACGGGGACGCCGCCGAGGTGCCGCTCACCGAGCTGCTCTCGGCCGACTACAACGCCGGCCGGCGGGCACTGGTCGGTGCCAAGGCTTCCTGGGAGCTGCGGCCCGGCAGCCCCGGCGGACGCACCCCGCGGCTGCCGGCGCAGGCTTACGCGCGCGTGGATACCGGCGACGACCGCGGCTTCGACCCGATGGGCGCGGGAGAGCCGACCGTCGCCGAGCCGGCCGTCCTGTCCGACGGCACCACCCGCGGCGACACCTGCCACCTGGACGTCGTCGACCGCTGGGGCAACATGATCGCGGCCACGCCCAGCGGCGGCTGGCTGCAGTCCAACCCCGTGGTGCCCGAGCTGGGCTTCCCGCTCGGCACACGCCTGCAGATGACCTGGCTGGAGGAGGGCCTGCCGAACTCCCTCACCCCGGGCCGGCGCCCCCGCACCACCCTCACCCCGTCCCTGGCGCTGCGGGACGGCGTGCCGGTCCTGGCGTTCGGCACGCCCGGCGGCGACCAGCAGGACCAGTGGCAGCTGCACTTCTTCCTCGCCGCCGCCCTGCGCGCCCCGGTCCGCGGCGCCCTCGACCTGCAGGGCGCGATCGACGCCCCGAACTGGCACAACGACAGCTTCCCCGGCTCCTTCTACCCGCGTGGCCGCCGCCCCGGCAGCGTGACCGTGGAGTCCCGCATGGACACGGAGGTCGTCGAGGAGCTGCGGCGGCGCGGCCATGACGTCACCGTCGGGCCCGCCTGGTCCGAGGGACGCCTGTGCGCGGTGGCCCGGGACCCCGGGACCGGCGTGCTGTCGGCGGCGGCGAACCCGCGCGGGATGCAGGGGTACGCCGTCGGCCGCTGA
- a CDS encoding lipoate--protein ligase family protein, which yields MHGEYKVPGGKLVVVDADVEDGVLRHVRVAGDFFLEPDEALDAVNQALEGAPADTDAAGLAARIDQALPTGTVMYGLTSEGVGIAVRRALAHATDWTDYDWQLIHEGPQPPALHMALDEVLTAEVAAGRRPPTLRVWEWGAPAVIIGSFQSLRNEVDPQGAARHGIEVVRRISGGGAMFVEPGNTITYSLSVPESLVQGLSFQDSYAYLDDWVLGALGDMGIRAWYQPLNDIATDQGKIAGAAQKRIVGPGGGPGAVLHHVTMAYDIDAGKMTEVLRIGREKLSDKGTRSAKKRVDPLRRQTGLPRAAVIDRMIESFRARYGLAPGKITDRELARAEELARTKFISPEWTARVP from the coding sequence GTGCACGGTGAGTACAAGGTGCCAGGCGGCAAGCTCGTCGTCGTGGACGCGGACGTCGAGGACGGCGTGCTGCGGCACGTGCGCGTGGCGGGCGACTTCTTCCTGGAGCCGGACGAGGCGCTGGACGCGGTGAACCAGGCACTGGAGGGCGCCCCGGCGGACACCGACGCGGCGGGGCTGGCCGCGCGCATCGACCAGGCGCTCCCCACGGGCACGGTGATGTACGGCCTGACCTCGGAGGGCGTGGGAATCGCGGTGCGCCGGGCCCTCGCGCACGCCACGGACTGGACGGACTACGACTGGCAGCTGATCCACGAGGGCCCGCAGCCGCCCGCGCTGCACATGGCGCTGGACGAGGTGCTGACCGCCGAGGTCGCCGCGGGCCGGCGGCCGCCCACCCTGCGGGTGTGGGAGTGGGGCGCCCCGGCCGTGATCATCGGCAGCTTCCAGTCCCTGCGCAACGAGGTGGACCCACAGGGCGCCGCGCGGCACGGCATCGAGGTGGTGCGGCGGATCTCCGGCGGCGGCGCGATGTTCGTGGAGCCCGGCAACACGATCACCTACTCGCTGTCGGTGCCCGAGTCCCTCGTCCAGGGCCTGTCCTTCCAGGACAGCTATGCCTATCTGGACGACTGGGTGCTGGGCGCCCTCGGCGACATGGGCATACGGGCGTGGTACCAGCCGCTGAACGACATCGCGACCGACCAGGGCAAGATCGCGGGCGCGGCGCAGAAGCGGATCGTCGGCCCCGGCGGCGGCCCGGGCGCCGTCCTGCACCACGTGACCATGGCGTACGACATCGACGCCGGCAAGATGACCGAGGTGCTGCGCATCGGGCGGGAGAAGCTGTCCGACAAGGGGACGCGGAGCGCGAAGAAGCGGGTCGATCCGCTGCGGCGGCAGACCGGGCTGCCGCGTGCGGCGGTCATCGACCGGATGATCGAGTCGTTCCGTGCGCGGTACGGCCTGGCGCCGGGCAAGATCACGGACAGGGAGCTGGCGCGCGCGGAGGAACTGGCGCGGACCAAGTTCATATCGCCGGAGTGGACGGCCCGGGTGCCCTAG
- a CDS encoding NCS1 family nucleobase:cation symporter-1, translated as MTDTAPTAIPLSGQVTLPDGRVELAPGTPPPSGPYANEDLLPVPVDKRTWTTYNFSALWVGMAHNTASWTLASGLIAVGMDWKQAVFTIALANLIVLVPMLLTGHAGPKYGIPFPVFARASFGVRGANLPAVVRALVACGWFGIQTWIGGEAIYFLAGKLIGDSWSNAAHFGGYAWTMWLSFAIFWVIQVAIIYRGMETIRRFENWAAPFVIVGAFVMLWWMSGKAGGVGPLFDQPSKLGWGGNFWKLFWPSLMGMIGFWSTLSLNIPDFTRYGRSQKAQTWGQALGLPTTMTLFAFLSVLVTSGSQAVYGRPVWDPVQLAAKTDNVVGLLYALVTVLVATLSVNIAANLVSPAFDFSNVAPRKVSFRTGALITAVLAVVIFPWKLYSDPQGYIFTWLGLVGGLLGTVAGILVADYWLLRRTRLRLADLYRRGGRYWYAGGWNWRAVLAFLAGGVLAIGGASFKPLIDGRPVPALSALADYGWAVGLGTSLVLYLALTLLTSRRETFA; from the coding sequence ATGACCGACACCGCTCCCACGGCCATACCCCTCTCCGGCCAAGTCACCCTCCCCGACGGGCGCGTGGAACTCGCTCCCGGCACCCCGCCGCCCAGTGGTCCGTACGCCAACGAGGACCTGCTCCCCGTCCCGGTCGACAAGCGCACCTGGACCACGTACAACTTCTCCGCGCTCTGGGTCGGCATGGCCCACAACACGGCCTCCTGGACGCTGGCCTCCGGTCTGATCGCCGTCGGCATGGACTGGAAGCAGGCGGTGTTCACCATCGCCCTGGCCAACCTGATCGTGCTGGTGCCGATGCTGCTGACCGGACACGCCGGCCCCAAGTACGGCATCCCCTTCCCGGTCTTCGCCCGCGCCTCCTTCGGGGTGCGCGGCGCCAACCTGCCCGCCGTCGTACGGGCGTTGGTGGCCTGCGGCTGGTTCGGCATCCAGACCTGGATCGGCGGCGAGGCGATCTACTTCCTCGCCGGGAAACTGATCGGCGACAGCTGGTCGAACGCGGCCCACTTCGGCGGCTACGCCTGGACCATGTGGCTGTCGTTCGCGATCTTCTGGGTGATCCAGGTCGCCATCATCTACCGGGGCATGGAGACCATCCGCCGCTTCGAGAACTGGGCGGCGCCCTTCGTGATCGTCGGCGCGTTCGTGATGCTGTGGTGGATGAGCGGCAAGGCGGGCGGCGTCGGCCCGCTGTTCGACCAGCCCTCCAAGCTCGGCTGGGGCGGGAACTTCTGGAAGCTGTTCTGGCCCTCCCTCATGGGCATGATCGGCTTCTGGTCCACCCTGTCGCTGAACATCCCCGACTTCACGCGCTACGGCCGCAGCCAGAAGGCCCAGACCTGGGGCCAGGCCCTCGGCCTGCCGACCACGATGACCCTCTTCGCGTTCCTGTCCGTCCTGGTCACCTCCGGCTCCCAGGCGGTCTACGGCCGGCCGGTCTGGGACCCGGTGCAGCTGGCGGCGAAGACGGACAACGTGGTCGGCCTGCTGTACGCGCTGGTCACGGTCCTGGTGGCCACCCTGTCGGTGAACATCGCGGCCAACCTGGTCTCCCCGGCGTTCGACTTCTCCAACGTGGCGCCCAGAAAGGTGAGTTTCCGCACGGGAGCCCTGATCACCGCCGTCCTGGCGGTCGTCATCTTCCCGTGGAAGCTGTACTCCGACCCGCAGGGCTACATCTTCACCTGGCTCGGTCTGGTCGGCGGCCTGCTCGGCACGGTCGCCGGCATCCTCGTCGCCGACTACTGGCTGCTGCGCCGCACCCGCCTGCGCCTGGCCGACCTGTACCGCCGGGGCGGCCGGTACTGGTACGCGGGCGGCTGGAACTGGCGGGCGGTCCTCGCCTTCCTCGCGGGCGGTGTCCTCGCGATCGGCGGCGCCAGCTTCAAGCCGCTGATCGACGGCCGCCCGGTCCCCGCCCTGTCCGCGCTGGCCGACTACGGCTGGGCGGTGGGCCTCGGCACCTCCCTGGTGCTGTACCTGGCCCTCACCCTGCTCACCTCACGCAGGGAGACCTTCGCATAG
- a CDS encoding TIGR03842 family LLM class F420-dependent oxidoreductase: MDFGLVLQTDPPASRVVSLMKRAERNGFTYGWTFDSAVLWQEPFVIYSQILANTSRLTVGPMVTNPGTRTWEVTASTFATLNDMFGNRTVCGIGRGDSAMRVAGRKPNTLARISEAMKVIRALGRGEEADLGGTKIRFPWIKEGAELPVWMAAYGPKALKMTGEEADGFILQLSDLYLTEYMVKAVKDAAVAAGRDPDEVTICVAAPAYVTADDSPEALAHAREQCRWFGGMVGNHVADLVAKYGEHSAQVPEELTDYIRARQGYDYAHHGRSGNPDTEFVPDEIVDRFCLIGPAERHIEKLTALRALGVDQFAVYDMHDAQEATIDAYGTTVIPALNA; encoded by the coding sequence ATGGACTTCGGACTCGTCCTGCAGACCGACCCGCCGGCCTCCCGCGTCGTCAGCCTGATGAAGCGGGCCGAGCGCAACGGGTTCACGTACGGCTGGACGTTCGACTCCGCCGTGCTCTGGCAGGAGCCGTTCGTGATCTACAGCCAGATCCTCGCGAACACCTCCCGGCTGACGGTCGGCCCGATGGTCACCAACCCCGGCACCCGCACCTGGGAGGTCACCGCCTCCACCTTCGCCACCCTCAACGACATGTTCGGCAACCGCACCGTGTGCGGCATCGGCCGCGGCGACTCCGCGATGCGGGTCGCAGGCCGCAAACCCAACACCCTCGCGCGCATCAGCGAGGCGATGAAGGTCATCCGGGCCCTCGGCCGGGGCGAGGAGGCCGACCTCGGCGGCACCAAGATCCGCTTCCCCTGGATCAAGGAGGGCGCCGAACTCCCCGTCTGGATGGCCGCGTACGGCCCGAAGGCGCTGAAGATGACCGGCGAGGAGGCCGACGGTTTCATCCTCCAGCTCTCCGACCTCTATCTGACCGAGTACATGGTGAAGGCCGTCAAGGACGCGGCCGTGGCCGCCGGACGCGACCCCGACGAGGTCACCATCTGCGTGGCGGCCCCCGCGTACGTCACCGCCGACGACTCGCCCGAGGCCCTCGCCCACGCCCGCGAACAGTGCCGCTGGTTCGGCGGCATGGTCGGCAACCATGTCGCCGACCTGGTCGCCAAGTACGGCGAGCACTCCGCCCAGGTCCCCGAGGAACTCACCGACTACATCAGGGCACGGCAGGGCTACGACTACGCCCACCACGGCCGCAGCGGCAACCCGGACACCGAGTTCGTGCCCGACGAGATCGTGGACCGGTTCTGCCTCATCGGCCCGGCCGAAAGGCACATCGAGAAGCTGACCGCGCTCCGCGCGCTGGGCGTCGACCAGTTCGCGGTGTACGACATGCACGACGCACAGGAGGCCACCATCGACGCCTACGGCACGACGGTGATCCCGGCCCTCAACGCCTGA
- the hydA gene encoding dihydropyrimidinase produces MSRRTVIRGGLVITASDEIHADVLIEDGRVAALAASGTPAAEAFTAERVIDAGGKYVIPGGVDAHTHMELPFGGTFASDTFETGTRAAAWGGTTTIVDFAVQSVGHTLREGLDTWHAKAEGNCAIDYAFHMIVSDVNDETLKEMDLLVEEGVTSFKQFMAYPGVFYSDDGQILRAMQRSADNGGLIMMHAENGIAIDVLVEQALARGETDPRYHGEVRKALLEAEATHRAIRLAQVAGAPLYVVHVSAMEAVAELARARDEGLNVFGETCPQYLFLSTDNLAEPDFEGAKYVCSTPLRPKEHQAALWKGLRTNDLQVVSTDHCPFCFVGQKDLGRGDFSKIPNGLPGVENRMDLLHQAVVDGHISRRRWIEIACATPARMFGLYPKKGTIAPGADADIVIYDPHAEQVMSAGTHHMNVDYSAYEGKRTTGRVETVLSRGEPVITEREYTGHAGHGVFTPRSTCQYLN; encoded by the coding sequence ATGAGCCGCCGAACAGTGATCCGCGGTGGACTCGTCATCACCGCGTCGGACGAGATCCACGCCGACGTCCTGATCGAGGACGGCCGCGTCGCCGCCCTCGCCGCCTCCGGCACGCCCGCCGCCGAGGCGTTCACCGCCGAGCGGGTCATCGACGCCGGCGGGAAGTACGTCATCCCGGGCGGCGTCGACGCCCACACCCACATGGAGCTGCCGTTCGGCGGCACCTTCGCCTCCGACACCTTCGAGACCGGCACCCGGGCCGCCGCCTGGGGCGGTACGACCACGATCGTCGACTTCGCGGTGCAGAGCGTCGGCCACACCCTGCGCGAGGGCCTGGACACCTGGCACGCCAAGGCCGAGGGCAACTGCGCGATCGACTACGCCTTCCACATGATCGTCTCCGACGTCAACGACGAGACGCTGAAGGAGATGGACCTGCTGGTCGAGGAGGGCGTCACCTCCTTCAAGCAGTTCATGGCCTACCCCGGCGTCTTCTACTCCGACGACGGACAGATCCTGCGCGCCATGCAGCGCTCCGCCGACAACGGCGGGCTGATCATGATGCACGCCGAGAACGGCATCGCCATCGACGTCCTGGTCGAGCAGGCCCTCGCCCGGGGCGAGACCGACCCGCGCTACCACGGCGAGGTCCGCAAGGCCCTGCTGGAGGCCGAGGCCACCCACCGCGCCATCCGGCTCGCCCAGGTCGCGGGCGCCCCGCTGTACGTCGTGCACGTCTCGGCCATGGAGGCGGTGGCCGAGCTGGCGCGGGCCCGGGACGAGGGGCTGAACGTCTTCGGCGAGACCTGCCCGCAGTACCTGTTCCTGTCCACCGACAACCTCGCCGAACCGGACTTCGAGGGCGCGAAGTACGTCTGCAGCACGCCGCTCAGGCCGAAGGAACACCAGGCCGCCCTGTGGAAGGGCCTGCGCACCAACGACCTCCAGGTGGTCTCCACCGACCACTGCCCGTTCTGCTTCGTGGGCCAGAAGGACCTGGGCCGCGGCGACTTCTCCAAGATCCCCAACGGCCTGCCGGGCGTGGAGAACCGCATGGACCTGCTCCACCAGGCCGTCGTCGACGGGCACATCTCCCGCCGCCGCTGGATCGAGATCGCCTGCGCCACCCCGGCCCGGATGTTCGGCCTGTACCCGAAGAAGGGCACCATCGCGCCGGGCGCCGACGCCGACATCGTGATCTACGACCCGCATGCCGAGCAGGTCATGTCGGCCGGGACCCACCACATGAACGTCGACTACTCGGCCTACGAGGGCAAGCGCACCACCGGCCGGGTCGAGACGGTGCTCTCACGCGGCGAACCCGTCATCACCGAGCGGGAGTACACCGGACACGCCGGCCACGGCGTGTTCACCCCGCGCTCCACCTGTCAGTACCTCAACTAG